From Diospyros lotus cultivar Yz01 chromosome 4, ASM1463336v1, whole genome shotgun sequence, a single genomic window includes:
- the LOC127800103 gene encoding WAT1-related protein At5g64700: protein MNYKKKMEGDSSKKAYLAAILIQLIYAGMFLLSKAAFDVGMNTYIFVFYRQAAATVFLLPLAFFFEWKSAPPLSFATFLKIFMLSLFGITLSLNLYGVALIYTSASLAAATTNCLPVITFFLALLLRMERVKVRTAAGIAKVIGIAICISGATVIAFYKGPPIKLLLPPHHLFLHSAAAATTDQTSSSTFTWIKGCFLMLTGNTFWGLWLVFQARVMKSYPAKLVSTTLQCLLSTIQSFLVAVAVERDPNQWKLQWNVRLLSVVYCGIVVTGITYYLQAWVIEKKGPVFIAMSTPLALLFTMLSSSLLLGEIISLGSVLGGMLLVGGLYSVLWGKSREHDDEVKKQLQLQLVAITTITQPEELCATDDENGTKELEAAASPPPMPTKTNTLSTIIV, encoded by the exons ATGAATtacaagaagaagatggaggggGATTCATCAAAGAAGGCCTATTTGGCGGCTATTCTGATACAACTGATATATGCGGGCATGTTCTTGCTCTCCAAGGCTGCATTTGATGTAGGCATGAACACTTATATCTTTGTTTTCTACAGGCAGGCTGCTGCCACtgttttccttcttcctctcgcCTTCTTCTTCGAATG gAAAAGTGCACCACCGCTTTCATTTGCAACCTTCTTGAAGATATTCATGCTTTCCCTTTTTGG GATTACCTTGAGCTTGAACTTGTATGGCGTTGCTCTCATTTATACATCTGCAAGTCTGGCTGCTGCAACTACCAACTGCCTTCCAGTCATTACTTTCTTTCTGGCACTCTTGCTCAG GATGGAGAGAGTGAAAGTGAGGACAGCAGCTGGAATAGCGAAAGTGATAGGGATTGCAATTTGCATAAGTGGTGCCACTGTCATCGCCTTCTACAAGGGACCTCCCATCAAACTCCTCTTACCGCCTCACCACCTCTTCCTTCactctgctgctgctgctactactgatcagacttcttcttctacctTTACTTGGATTAAAGGCTGTTTCCTCATGCTCACTGGCAACACCTTTTGGGGTCTATGGCTTGTATTCCag GCAAGAGTAATGAAAAGCTACCCGGCAAAGCTAGTGTCCACAACTCTGCAGTGCCTGCTGAGCACAATTCAGTCATTTTTGGTTGCTGTTGCTGTGGAGAGAGACCCCAATCAATGGAAGCTGCAATGGAATGTCAGACTCTTATCAGTGGTTTATTGT GGCATTGTGGTGACTGGGATCACATATTATCTACAAGCATGGGTGATCGAGAAGAAGGGGCCAGTGTTCATAGCCATGTCAACCCCATTGGCTCTGCTCTTCACAATGTTGAGCTCCAGTCTCCTCTTAGGCGAGATCATCAGCTTGGGAAG TGTATTAGGAGGGATGTTGTTGGTTGGAGGACTTTACAGTGTTCTGTGGGGGAAGAGTAGAGAGCATGATGATGAAGTAAAGAAGCAGCTGCAGCTGCAGCTGGTTGCCATCACCACCATCACCCAGCCAGAAGAATTATGCGCAACTGACGATGAAAATGGCACGAAGGAATTAGAAGCAGCAGCATCACCACCACCAATGCCAACCAAAACCAATACCTTGTCAACTATTATTgtatag